The following are encoded in a window of Hippoglossus hippoglossus isolate fHipHip1 chromosome 23, fHipHip1.pri, whole genome shotgun sequence genomic DNA:
- the lrguk gene encoding leucine-rich repeat and guanylate kinase domain-containing protein isoform X1, giving the protein MEVKQVILQERSGEVKQHNKKTGVLTAEVVSSSVTQLRRVGTGLQHLYHQLSLPNHNLSDISILCNFVHLQKLELPHNKIKDLSCLSHMPYLVVLDASHNQISNFFGFQPPKNLKEVNFSHNRMTEMKDLSAYTSLSKLDLDHNSFSEVSGLEKCCKLAHLSLACNKISRIHGLDNLPLSHLCLRGNQLERIEGLENLKSLQVLDLSLNSLSSLSGLQNLHLLGSVNLEKNLICEIQECKHIHDLFLLRELNLLQNPVQEQRDYRLSVVYLLQHLTLLDQEKVTAREKVASVNKYDPPMDVVAARDHMTHLLYQLMQPQLLYDSTLPSADSPYPMLVLTGPQGCGKRELAHRLCQDFNEYFGYGICHTTREPYFGEENGIDYHFVTEEDFQNMIHMGKFMQTLQYGGHSFGLSRDAIEDVAREGLACCVHVELEGVFSLKNSSFEPRYILLIPTQEEKYRGHLRGRGPYTPEQIDMAASRLELYTNTNRQRPGFFDEVIPCDDWEETYPALRLAVKEYLLLEEQEGEPDSTAPPGNIPTGHEPDEKPASPPLGSGSGTLTSLLASALDPSDPSYRNHIAKIQAELTPQKSAAELASIRRREQLVREAIVGKSPGVYSQLFKSSPQTAPSPQQSHDPGAHFSEDHSSPDESQASSSLSVPSSAGALIGSVAPLNTSVPGHASETLKDPFQTPPLTLPIQTQINRLRTCPLPLIDVLDPTSSPSYPPSPLGARPPQHPARPPLPEQSERDDMQRRSSSF; this is encoded by the exons ATGGAG GTGAAGCAGGTAATCTTGCAGGAGAGGTCTGGGGAAGTGAAGCAACACAACAAG AAGACTGGTGTTTTAACTGCGGAGGTGGTTTCCAGCAGTGTGACCCAGCTCAGACGCGTTGGCACTGGGCTGCAGCACCTGTACCATCAACTGTCGCTGCCT AATCACAATCTCAGCGACATCTCCATCTTATGCAACTTTGTCCATCTTCAAAAGCTGGAGCTGCCTCACAACAAAATTAAAG ATTTGTCCTGCCTGAGCCACATGCCCTACCTCGTCGTCCTGGACGCCTCTCACAACCAAATCTCCAACTTCTTTGGATTCCAGCCACCCAAGAACTTAAAG GAGGTAAATTTCTCCCATAACCGCATGACAGAAATGAAGGACTTGTCCGCCTATACATCTCTGAGCAAACTGGATCTGGACC ACAACAGCTTCAGCGAGGTCAGTGGTCTCGAGAAATGCTGCAAGCTCGCTCATCTCAGCCTCGCATGCAACAAGATCTCGAGGATCCACGGCTTGGACAATCTGCCGCTGAGTCATCTCTGCCTC AGGGGGAACCAGCTGGAGAGGATTGAAGGGTTGGAGAATCTAAAGAGTCTGCAGGTTCTTGACTTGTCTCTGAACAGCCTCAGCAGCCTCTCTGGCCTCCAGAACCTCCACCTGCTGGGCTCCGTCAACCTTGAGAAAAACCTG attTGCGAGATTCAGGAGTGTAAGCACATTCACGATCTTTTCCTGTTGAGGGAACTCAATCTGCTGCAAAACCCCGTCCAG GAGCAAAGAGACTACAGACTGTCAGTTGTTTATCTTCTGCAACACCTCACTCTGCTGGACCAAGAGAAAGTCACTGCTAGAGAGAAG GTGGCGTCAGTGAACAAATACGATCCTCCGATGGACGTGGTGGCCGCCAGAGATCACATGACCCACCTCTTGTATCAGCTGATGCAGCCCCAGCTGCTCTACGACAG TACCTTGCCCAGTGCCGACTCTCCCTATCCCATGCTGGTGCTGACGGGTCCTCAGGGCTGTGGGAAGAGAGAGCTGGCCCACCGACTGTGTCAGGACTTTAACGAGTACTTTGGATATGG AATTTGTCACACCACAAGGGAGCCGTACTTCGGAGAGGAGAATGGAATCGATTACCATTTTGTCACTGAAGAGGACTTTCAGAACATGATTCACATG GGTAAGTTTATGCAGACCTTGCAGTACGGGGGTCACAGCTTCGGGCTGAGCAGAGACGCCATTGAGGATGTGGCCAGAGAGGGACTGGCctgctgtgtgcatgtggagcTGGAG GGTGTGTTCAGTCTGAAGAACAGCTCCTTCGAGCCTCGGTacatcctcctcatccccaCCCAAGAGGAGAAGTACAGGGGCCACCTCAGGGGCCGTGGTCCCTACACCCCGGAGCAGATTGACATGGCCGCGTCCCGTCTGGAGCTCTACACGAACACCAACAGGCAGCGGCCGGGCTTCTTCGATGAAGTTATCCCCTGTG atgACTGGGAAGAAACGTACCCGGCACTGAGGCTGGCAGTGAAAGAATACCTGTTGCtagaggagcaggaaggagaacCCGACAGCACAGCGCCCCCTGGCAACATCcccacag GTCATGAGCCAGATGAAAAGCCGGCGTCCCCTCCGCTGGGGTCAGGATCAGGGACGCTCACGTCACTCCTTGCCTCGGCTCTTGACCCCTCAGATCCCTCTTACAGAAACCATATTGCCAAGATCCAGGCCGAGCTCACCCCTCAGAAGAGCGCCGCG gagcTAGCGTCCATCAGAAGGCGTGAGCAGCTGGTTAGGGAAGCTATAGTGGGGAAGAGTCCAGGGGTCTACAGCCAGCTCTTCAAAAG CTCTCCTCAAACGGCACCGTCACCACAGCAGAGTCATGATCCTGGAGCGCATTTCAGTGAGGACCAcag CAGCCCGGACGAGTCTCAGGCCAGTTCATCTCTGTCTGTGCCCAGTTCAGCTGGGGCCCTGATTGGCTCGGTGGCACCGCTCAATACCTCTGTCCCTGGACACGCCTCAGAAACACTCAAAG ATCCATTTCAGACCCCGCCCCTGACGCTCCCCATCCAGACACAGATCAACCGGCTGAGGACGTGTCCCCTTCCTCTGATCGACGTCCTGGATCCAACGTCAAGCCCATCCTACCCCCCATCCCCACTGGGCGCAAGACCCCCGCAGCACCCAGCCCGCCCCCCTCTCCCAGAGCAGTCAGAGAGAGACGACATGCAAAGACGGAGCAGTAGCTTTTAA
- the lrguk gene encoding leucine-rich repeat and guanylate kinase domain-containing protein isoform X3 has protein sequence MEVKQVILQERSGEVKQHNKKTGVLTAEVVSSSVTQLRRVGTGLQHLYHQLSLPNHNLSDISILCNFVHLQKLELPHNKIKDLSCLSHMPYLVVLDASHNQISNFFGFQPPKNLKEVNFSHNRMTEMKDLSAYTSLSKLDLDHNSFSEVSGLEKCCKLAHLSLACNKISRIHGLDNLPLSHLCLRGNQLERIEGLENLKSLQVLDLSLNSLSSLSGLQNLHLLGSVNLEKNLICEIQECKHIHDLFLLRELNLLQNPVQEQRDYRLSVVYLLQHLTLLDQEKVTAREKVASVNKYDPPMDVVAARDHMTHLLYQLMQPQLLYDSTLPSADSPYPMLVLTGPQGCGKRELAHRLCQDFNEYFGYGICHTTREPYFGEENGIDYHFVTEEDFQNMIHMGKFMQTLQYGGHSFGLSRDAIEDVAREGLACCVHVELEGVFSLKNSSFEPRYILLIPTQEEKYRGHLRGRGPYTPEQIDMAASRLELYTNTNRQRPGFFDEVIPCDDWEETYPALRLAVKEYLLLEEQEGEPDSTAPPGNIPTGHEPDEKPASPPLGSGSGTLTSLLASALDPSDPSYRNHIAKIQAELTPQKSAAELASIRRREQLVREAIVGKSPGVYSQLFKSSPQTAPSPQQSHDPGAHFSEDHSSPDESQASSSLSVPSSAGALIGSVAPLNTSVPGHASETLKDPAPDAPHPDTDQPAEDVSPSSDRRPGSNVKPILPPIPTGRKTPAAPSPPPSPRAVRERRHAKTEQ, from the exons ATGGAG GTGAAGCAGGTAATCTTGCAGGAGAGGTCTGGGGAAGTGAAGCAACACAACAAG AAGACTGGTGTTTTAACTGCGGAGGTGGTTTCCAGCAGTGTGACCCAGCTCAGACGCGTTGGCACTGGGCTGCAGCACCTGTACCATCAACTGTCGCTGCCT AATCACAATCTCAGCGACATCTCCATCTTATGCAACTTTGTCCATCTTCAAAAGCTGGAGCTGCCTCACAACAAAATTAAAG ATTTGTCCTGCCTGAGCCACATGCCCTACCTCGTCGTCCTGGACGCCTCTCACAACCAAATCTCCAACTTCTTTGGATTCCAGCCACCCAAGAACTTAAAG GAGGTAAATTTCTCCCATAACCGCATGACAGAAATGAAGGACTTGTCCGCCTATACATCTCTGAGCAAACTGGATCTGGACC ACAACAGCTTCAGCGAGGTCAGTGGTCTCGAGAAATGCTGCAAGCTCGCTCATCTCAGCCTCGCATGCAACAAGATCTCGAGGATCCACGGCTTGGACAATCTGCCGCTGAGTCATCTCTGCCTC AGGGGGAACCAGCTGGAGAGGATTGAAGGGTTGGAGAATCTAAAGAGTCTGCAGGTTCTTGACTTGTCTCTGAACAGCCTCAGCAGCCTCTCTGGCCTCCAGAACCTCCACCTGCTGGGCTCCGTCAACCTTGAGAAAAACCTG attTGCGAGATTCAGGAGTGTAAGCACATTCACGATCTTTTCCTGTTGAGGGAACTCAATCTGCTGCAAAACCCCGTCCAG GAGCAAAGAGACTACAGACTGTCAGTTGTTTATCTTCTGCAACACCTCACTCTGCTGGACCAAGAGAAAGTCACTGCTAGAGAGAAG GTGGCGTCAGTGAACAAATACGATCCTCCGATGGACGTGGTGGCCGCCAGAGATCACATGACCCACCTCTTGTATCAGCTGATGCAGCCCCAGCTGCTCTACGACAG TACCTTGCCCAGTGCCGACTCTCCCTATCCCATGCTGGTGCTGACGGGTCCTCAGGGCTGTGGGAAGAGAGAGCTGGCCCACCGACTGTGTCAGGACTTTAACGAGTACTTTGGATATGG AATTTGTCACACCACAAGGGAGCCGTACTTCGGAGAGGAGAATGGAATCGATTACCATTTTGTCACTGAAGAGGACTTTCAGAACATGATTCACATG GGTAAGTTTATGCAGACCTTGCAGTACGGGGGTCACAGCTTCGGGCTGAGCAGAGACGCCATTGAGGATGTGGCCAGAGAGGGACTGGCctgctgtgtgcatgtggagcTGGAG GGTGTGTTCAGTCTGAAGAACAGCTCCTTCGAGCCTCGGTacatcctcctcatccccaCCCAAGAGGAGAAGTACAGGGGCCACCTCAGGGGCCGTGGTCCCTACACCCCGGAGCAGATTGACATGGCCGCGTCCCGTCTGGAGCTCTACACGAACACCAACAGGCAGCGGCCGGGCTTCTTCGATGAAGTTATCCCCTGTG atgACTGGGAAGAAACGTACCCGGCACTGAGGCTGGCAGTGAAAGAATACCTGTTGCtagaggagcaggaaggagaacCCGACAGCACAGCGCCCCCTGGCAACATCcccacag GTCATGAGCCAGATGAAAAGCCGGCGTCCCCTCCGCTGGGGTCAGGATCAGGGACGCTCACGTCACTCCTTGCCTCGGCTCTTGACCCCTCAGATCCCTCTTACAGAAACCATATTGCCAAGATCCAGGCCGAGCTCACCCCTCAGAAGAGCGCCGCG gagcTAGCGTCCATCAGAAGGCGTGAGCAGCTGGTTAGGGAAGCTATAGTGGGGAAGAGTCCAGGGGTCTACAGCCAGCTCTTCAAAAG CTCTCCTCAAACGGCACCGTCACCACAGCAGAGTCATGATCCTGGAGCGCATTTCAGTGAGGACCAcag CAGCCCGGACGAGTCTCAGGCCAGTTCATCTCTGTCTGTGCCCAGTTCAGCTGGGGCCCTGATTGGCTCGGTGGCACCGCTCAATACCTCTGTCCCTGGACACGCCTCAGAAACACTCAAAG ACCCCGCCCCTGACGCTCCCCATCCAGACACAGATCAACCGGCTGAGGACGTGTCCCCTTCCTCTGATCGACGTCCTGGATCCAACGTCAAGCCCATCCTACCCCCCATCCCCACTGGGCGCAAGACCCCCGCAGCACCCAGCCCGCCCCCCTCTCCCAGAGCAGTCAGAGAGAGACGACATGCAAAGACGGAGCAGTAG
- the lrguk gene encoding leucine-rich repeat and guanylate kinase domain-containing protein isoform X2, with the protein MEVKQVILQERSGEVKQHNKKTGVLTAEVVSSSVTQLRRVGTGLQHLYHQLSLPNHNLSDISILCNFVHLQKLELPHNKIKDLSCLSHMPYLVVLDASHNQISNFFGFQPPKNLKEVNFSHNRMTEMKDLSAYTSLSKLDLDHNSFSEVSGLEKCCKLAHLSLACNKISRIHGLDNLPLSHLCLRGNQLERIEGLENLKSLQVLDLSLNSLSSLSGLQNLHLLGSVNLEKNLICEIQECKHIHDLFLLRELNLLQNPVQEQRDYRLSVVYLLQHLTLLDQEKVTAREKVASVNKYDPPMDVVAARDHMTHLLYQLMQPQLLYDSTLPSADSPYPMLVLTGPQGCGKRELAHRLCQDFNEYFGYGICHTTREPYFGEENGIDYHFVTEEDFQNMIHMGKFMQTLQYGGHSFGLSRDAIEDVAREGLACCVHVELEGVFSLKNSSFEPRYILLIPTQEEKYRGHLRGRGPYTPEQIDMAASRLELYTNTNRQRPGFFDEVIPCDDWEETYPALRLAVKEYLLLEEQEGEPDSTAPPGNIPTGHEPDEKPASPPLGSGSGTLTSLLASALDPSDPSYRNHIAKIQAELTPQKSAAELASIRRREQLVREAIVGKSPGVYSQLFKSSPQTAPSPQQSHDPGAHFSEDHSPDESQASSSLSVPSSAGALIGSVAPLNTSVPGHASETLKDPFQTPPLTLPIQTQINRLRTCPLPLIDVLDPTSSPSYPPSPLGARPPQHPARPPLPEQSERDDMQRRSSSF; encoded by the exons ATGGAG GTGAAGCAGGTAATCTTGCAGGAGAGGTCTGGGGAAGTGAAGCAACACAACAAG AAGACTGGTGTTTTAACTGCGGAGGTGGTTTCCAGCAGTGTGACCCAGCTCAGACGCGTTGGCACTGGGCTGCAGCACCTGTACCATCAACTGTCGCTGCCT AATCACAATCTCAGCGACATCTCCATCTTATGCAACTTTGTCCATCTTCAAAAGCTGGAGCTGCCTCACAACAAAATTAAAG ATTTGTCCTGCCTGAGCCACATGCCCTACCTCGTCGTCCTGGACGCCTCTCACAACCAAATCTCCAACTTCTTTGGATTCCAGCCACCCAAGAACTTAAAG GAGGTAAATTTCTCCCATAACCGCATGACAGAAATGAAGGACTTGTCCGCCTATACATCTCTGAGCAAACTGGATCTGGACC ACAACAGCTTCAGCGAGGTCAGTGGTCTCGAGAAATGCTGCAAGCTCGCTCATCTCAGCCTCGCATGCAACAAGATCTCGAGGATCCACGGCTTGGACAATCTGCCGCTGAGTCATCTCTGCCTC AGGGGGAACCAGCTGGAGAGGATTGAAGGGTTGGAGAATCTAAAGAGTCTGCAGGTTCTTGACTTGTCTCTGAACAGCCTCAGCAGCCTCTCTGGCCTCCAGAACCTCCACCTGCTGGGCTCCGTCAACCTTGAGAAAAACCTG attTGCGAGATTCAGGAGTGTAAGCACATTCACGATCTTTTCCTGTTGAGGGAACTCAATCTGCTGCAAAACCCCGTCCAG GAGCAAAGAGACTACAGACTGTCAGTTGTTTATCTTCTGCAACACCTCACTCTGCTGGACCAAGAGAAAGTCACTGCTAGAGAGAAG GTGGCGTCAGTGAACAAATACGATCCTCCGATGGACGTGGTGGCCGCCAGAGATCACATGACCCACCTCTTGTATCAGCTGATGCAGCCCCAGCTGCTCTACGACAG TACCTTGCCCAGTGCCGACTCTCCCTATCCCATGCTGGTGCTGACGGGTCCTCAGGGCTGTGGGAAGAGAGAGCTGGCCCACCGACTGTGTCAGGACTTTAACGAGTACTTTGGATATGG AATTTGTCACACCACAAGGGAGCCGTACTTCGGAGAGGAGAATGGAATCGATTACCATTTTGTCACTGAAGAGGACTTTCAGAACATGATTCACATG GGTAAGTTTATGCAGACCTTGCAGTACGGGGGTCACAGCTTCGGGCTGAGCAGAGACGCCATTGAGGATGTGGCCAGAGAGGGACTGGCctgctgtgtgcatgtggagcTGGAG GGTGTGTTCAGTCTGAAGAACAGCTCCTTCGAGCCTCGGTacatcctcctcatccccaCCCAAGAGGAGAAGTACAGGGGCCACCTCAGGGGCCGTGGTCCCTACACCCCGGAGCAGATTGACATGGCCGCGTCCCGTCTGGAGCTCTACACGAACACCAACAGGCAGCGGCCGGGCTTCTTCGATGAAGTTATCCCCTGTG atgACTGGGAAGAAACGTACCCGGCACTGAGGCTGGCAGTGAAAGAATACCTGTTGCtagaggagcaggaaggagaacCCGACAGCACAGCGCCCCCTGGCAACATCcccacag GTCATGAGCCAGATGAAAAGCCGGCGTCCCCTCCGCTGGGGTCAGGATCAGGGACGCTCACGTCACTCCTTGCCTCGGCTCTTGACCCCTCAGATCCCTCTTACAGAAACCATATTGCCAAGATCCAGGCCGAGCTCACCCCTCAGAAGAGCGCCGCG gagcTAGCGTCCATCAGAAGGCGTGAGCAGCTGGTTAGGGAAGCTATAGTGGGGAAGAGTCCAGGGGTCTACAGCCAGCTCTTCAAAAG CTCTCCTCAAACGGCACCGTCACCACAGCAGAGTCATGATCCTGGAGCGCATTTCAGTGAGGACCAcag CCCGGACGAGTCTCAGGCCAGTTCATCTCTGTCTGTGCCCAGTTCAGCTGGGGCCCTGATTGGCTCGGTGGCACCGCTCAATACCTCTGTCCCTGGACACGCCTCAGAAACACTCAAAG ATCCATTTCAGACCCCGCCCCTGACGCTCCCCATCCAGACACAGATCAACCGGCTGAGGACGTGTCCCCTTCCTCTGATCGACGTCCTGGATCCAACGTCAAGCCCATCCTACCCCCCATCCCCACTGGGCGCAAGACCCCCGCAGCACCCAGCCCGCCCCCCTCTCCCAGAGCAGTCAGAGAGAGACGACATGCAAAGACGGAGCAGTAGCTTTTAA
- the lrguk gene encoding leucine-rich repeat and guanylate kinase domain-containing protein isoform X4: MEKTGVLTAEVVSSSVTQLRRVGTGLQHLYHQLSLPNHNLSDISILCNFVHLQKLELPHNKIKDLSCLSHMPYLVVLDASHNQISNFFGFQPPKNLKEVNFSHNRMTEMKDLSAYTSLSKLDLDHNSFSEVSGLEKCCKLAHLSLACNKISRIHGLDNLPLSHLCLRGNQLERIEGLENLKSLQVLDLSLNSLSSLSGLQNLHLLGSVNLEKNLICEIQECKHIHDLFLLRELNLLQNPVQEQRDYRLSVVYLLQHLTLLDQEKVTAREKVASVNKYDPPMDVVAARDHMTHLLYQLMQPQLLYDSTLPSADSPYPMLVLTGPQGCGKRELAHRLCQDFNEYFGYGICHTTREPYFGEENGIDYHFVTEEDFQNMIHMGKFMQTLQYGGHSFGLSRDAIEDVAREGLACCVHVELEGVFSLKNSSFEPRYILLIPTQEEKYRGHLRGRGPYTPEQIDMAASRLELYTNTNRQRPGFFDEVIPCDDWEETYPALRLAVKEYLLLEEQEGEPDSTAPPGNIPTGHEPDEKPASPPLGSGSGTLTSLLASALDPSDPSYRNHIAKIQAELTPQKSAAELASIRRREQLVREAIVGKSPGVYSQLFKSSPQTAPSPQQSHDPGAHFSEDHSSPDESQASSSLSVPSSAGALIGSVAPLNTSVPGHASETLKDPFQTPPLTLPIQTQINRLRTCPLPLIDVLDPTSSPSYPPSPLGARPPQHPARPPLPEQSERDDMQRRSSSF, encoded by the exons ATGGAG AAGACTGGTGTTTTAACTGCGGAGGTGGTTTCCAGCAGTGTGACCCAGCTCAGACGCGTTGGCACTGGGCTGCAGCACCTGTACCATCAACTGTCGCTGCCT AATCACAATCTCAGCGACATCTCCATCTTATGCAACTTTGTCCATCTTCAAAAGCTGGAGCTGCCTCACAACAAAATTAAAG ATTTGTCCTGCCTGAGCCACATGCCCTACCTCGTCGTCCTGGACGCCTCTCACAACCAAATCTCCAACTTCTTTGGATTCCAGCCACCCAAGAACTTAAAG GAGGTAAATTTCTCCCATAACCGCATGACAGAAATGAAGGACTTGTCCGCCTATACATCTCTGAGCAAACTGGATCTGGACC ACAACAGCTTCAGCGAGGTCAGTGGTCTCGAGAAATGCTGCAAGCTCGCTCATCTCAGCCTCGCATGCAACAAGATCTCGAGGATCCACGGCTTGGACAATCTGCCGCTGAGTCATCTCTGCCTC AGGGGGAACCAGCTGGAGAGGATTGAAGGGTTGGAGAATCTAAAGAGTCTGCAGGTTCTTGACTTGTCTCTGAACAGCCTCAGCAGCCTCTCTGGCCTCCAGAACCTCCACCTGCTGGGCTCCGTCAACCTTGAGAAAAACCTG attTGCGAGATTCAGGAGTGTAAGCACATTCACGATCTTTTCCTGTTGAGGGAACTCAATCTGCTGCAAAACCCCGTCCAG GAGCAAAGAGACTACAGACTGTCAGTTGTTTATCTTCTGCAACACCTCACTCTGCTGGACCAAGAGAAAGTCACTGCTAGAGAGAAG GTGGCGTCAGTGAACAAATACGATCCTCCGATGGACGTGGTGGCCGCCAGAGATCACATGACCCACCTCTTGTATCAGCTGATGCAGCCCCAGCTGCTCTACGACAG TACCTTGCCCAGTGCCGACTCTCCCTATCCCATGCTGGTGCTGACGGGTCCTCAGGGCTGTGGGAAGAGAGAGCTGGCCCACCGACTGTGTCAGGACTTTAACGAGTACTTTGGATATGG AATTTGTCACACCACAAGGGAGCCGTACTTCGGAGAGGAGAATGGAATCGATTACCATTTTGTCACTGAAGAGGACTTTCAGAACATGATTCACATG GGTAAGTTTATGCAGACCTTGCAGTACGGGGGTCACAGCTTCGGGCTGAGCAGAGACGCCATTGAGGATGTGGCCAGAGAGGGACTGGCctgctgtgtgcatgtggagcTGGAG GGTGTGTTCAGTCTGAAGAACAGCTCCTTCGAGCCTCGGTacatcctcctcatccccaCCCAAGAGGAGAAGTACAGGGGCCACCTCAGGGGCCGTGGTCCCTACACCCCGGAGCAGATTGACATGGCCGCGTCCCGTCTGGAGCTCTACACGAACACCAACAGGCAGCGGCCGGGCTTCTTCGATGAAGTTATCCCCTGTG atgACTGGGAAGAAACGTACCCGGCACTGAGGCTGGCAGTGAAAGAATACCTGTTGCtagaggagcaggaaggagaacCCGACAGCACAGCGCCCCCTGGCAACATCcccacag GTCATGAGCCAGATGAAAAGCCGGCGTCCCCTCCGCTGGGGTCAGGATCAGGGACGCTCACGTCACTCCTTGCCTCGGCTCTTGACCCCTCAGATCCCTCTTACAGAAACCATATTGCCAAGATCCAGGCCGAGCTCACCCCTCAGAAGAGCGCCGCG gagcTAGCGTCCATCAGAAGGCGTGAGCAGCTGGTTAGGGAAGCTATAGTGGGGAAGAGTCCAGGGGTCTACAGCCAGCTCTTCAAAAG CTCTCCTCAAACGGCACCGTCACCACAGCAGAGTCATGATCCTGGAGCGCATTTCAGTGAGGACCAcag CAGCCCGGACGAGTCTCAGGCCAGTTCATCTCTGTCTGTGCCCAGTTCAGCTGGGGCCCTGATTGGCTCGGTGGCACCGCTCAATACCTCTGTCCCTGGACACGCCTCAGAAACACTCAAAG ATCCATTTCAGACCCCGCCCCTGACGCTCCCCATCCAGACACAGATCAACCGGCTGAGGACGTGTCCCCTTCCTCTGATCGACGTCCTGGATCCAACGTCAAGCCCATCCTACCCCCCATCCCCACTGGGCGCAAGACCCCCGCAGCACCCAGCCCGCCCCCCTCTCCCAGAGCAGTCAGAGAGAGACGACATGCAAAGACGGAGCAGTAGCTTTTAA